One genomic region from Haloterrigena gelatinilytica encodes:
- the arsM gene encoding arsenite methyltransferase, protein MTGNDTITDDATDVPRDRRTHVRERYAEVASAADDCCDASTTDADCCDDSAADDDTETECCAPSETETGCCDASNGEFELEDDPSRALSLGYEPDDLETAPEESNLGLGCGNPVSISNLEAGETVLDLGSGGGFDCFLAAREVGSGGRVIGVDMTPEMLERARENASDSELENVEFRLGEIEHLPVADATVDTIVSNCVVNLSPDKVQVFAEVYRALRPGGTLAISDLVATEPLPREIRENPDAVDACVGGAATVDELETLLDDAGFVDGSITLEGEWTADLPVASARIEARKPV, encoded by the coding sequence ATGACAGGAAACGACACCATCACCGACGACGCGACCGACGTACCGCGCGACCGGCGAACGCACGTCCGCGAGCGGTACGCCGAGGTCGCGTCCGCCGCCGACGACTGCTGCGACGCATCGACGACCGACGCCGATTGCTGTGACGACTCCGCGGCCGACGACGACACCGAAACGGAGTGCTGCGCCCCCTCGGAAACCGAGACCGGTTGCTGCGACGCTTCGAACGGCGAGTTCGAACTCGAGGACGATCCGTCCCGGGCGCTGTCGCTCGGCTACGAACCGGACGACCTCGAGACCGCCCCCGAGGAGTCGAACCTCGGGCTCGGCTGTGGCAACCCGGTCTCGATCTCGAACCTCGAGGCCGGTGAGACGGTCCTCGACCTCGGCTCCGGCGGCGGGTTCGACTGCTTCCTCGCGGCCCGCGAGGTCGGCTCCGGGGGACGGGTCATCGGCGTCGACATGACCCCTGAGATGCTCGAGCGCGCTCGCGAAAACGCTTCGGACAGCGAACTCGAGAACGTCGAGTTCCGACTGGGCGAGATCGAACACCTCCCGGTCGCCGACGCGACCGTCGATACGATCGTCTCGAACTGCGTCGTCAACCTCTCGCCGGACAAGGTGCAGGTGTTCGCGGAGGTGTACAGAGCCCTTCGGCCCGGCGGCACGCTCGCGATTTCGGACCTCGTCGCGACCGAGCCGCTCCCGCGGGAGATCCGCGAGAACCCCGACGCCGTCGACGCCTGCGTCGGCGGGGCCGCGACGGTCGACGAACTGGAGACGCTGCTCGACGACGCCGGCTTCGTCGACGGCTCGATCACCCTCGAGGGCGAGTGGACCGCGGACCTGCCGGTCGCGTCCGCGCGGATCGAAGCGAGAAAACCCGTCTGA
- a CDS encoding DUF7384 family protein, with protein MPERPNPTRVVAAPEVLAADLLVGGDARDALDHVRRHSWVELVASDRLLEETERLVTDLADAALAADHRERLEAERVAVDQPADDHPALASAYRGGAAHLLSYDEGLGSAQAGLSLQPRVSVSVRPPDAFARLFDPESLYEAVEGGDYPGPDRDPRAAE; from the coding sequence ATGCCTGAGCGACCGAACCCGACCCGCGTCGTCGCGGCTCCCGAAGTGCTCGCGGCCGACCTGCTCGTCGGCGGCGACGCCCGAGACGCCCTCGATCACGTCCGTCGTCACTCCTGGGTCGAGCTCGTCGCGAGCGACCGGTTGCTCGAGGAGACCGAACGGCTCGTGACCGACCTCGCCGACGCGGCCCTCGCGGCCGACCATCGAGAGCGACTCGAGGCCGAACGAGTCGCCGTCGATCAGCCGGCGGACGACCACCCGGCGCTCGCCTCGGCCTACCGAGGCGGGGCCGCACACCTGCTCTCGTACGACGAGGGGCTGGGATCGGCGCAGGCGGGCCTCTCCCTGCAGCCTCGCGTCTCGGTCAGCGTCCGCCCACCGGACGCGTTCGCGCGGCTGTTCGACCCCGAGAGCCTCTACGAGGCCGTCGAGGGCGGCGACTACCCCGGACCGGATCGGGACCCGCGAGCGGCGGAATAA
- a CDS encoding guanosine monophosphate reductase has translation MNDLRTGLSYGDVLLVPNRSPVDSRSDVDLSTHLTPSVELETPLVSAAMDTVTEAELAIALSRAGGFGVLHRFLTPTEQSEQVARVKDAGEQVGAAIGIDEDYVGRSAALVEAGVDALVVDVAHGHMERTIDAVERLREEFPETDLVAGNVATPAGVEDLAAAGADCVKVGIGPGSHCTTRKVAGAGVPQLTAVDDCAEAAEALEVTVCADGGIRTSGDAVKALMAGADTVMMGSLFAGTEEAPGAVVEVDGTRYKRSRGMATTTAAEKRDDKEENVRADEGVEALTPYKGPVADVVEEFCAGIQSGLSYCGGHTIPAAREKAEFIRVAASAKEREGYHADHDWEGVDVDSTAKAGGGSGSEDGSANAAAEGDD, from the coding sequence ATGAACGATCTCCGCACCGGATTGAGTTACGGGGACGTCCTCCTCGTGCCGAACCGCTCGCCAGTCGATAGCCGCAGCGACGTGGATCTCTCGACGCATCTCACGCCCTCGGTCGAGCTCGAGACGCCGCTGGTCTCGGCCGCCATGGACACCGTCACCGAGGCCGAACTGGCGATCGCGCTCTCGCGCGCCGGCGGCTTCGGCGTCCTCCACCGCTTCCTCACGCCGACGGAGCAGTCCGAACAGGTCGCGCGCGTGAAAGACGCCGGCGAGCAGGTCGGCGCCGCGATCGGGATCGACGAGGACTACGTCGGGCGCAGCGCCGCGCTGGTCGAGGCCGGCGTCGACGCGCTCGTCGTCGACGTCGCCCACGGCCACATGGAGCGAACCATCGACGCCGTCGAACGGCTCCGCGAGGAGTTCCCCGAGACGGATCTCGTCGCCGGCAACGTCGCGACGCCCGCGGGCGTCGAGGATCTGGCGGCCGCCGGCGCCGACTGCGTGAAGGTCGGCATCGGACCCGGCTCCCACTGCACCACGCGGAAGGTCGCCGGGGCGGGCGTCCCGCAGCTGACCGCCGTCGACGACTGCGCGGAGGCGGCCGAGGCCCTCGAGGTCACCGTCTGCGCCGACGGCGGCATCCGAACCTCCGGCGACGCGGTGAAGGCGCTGATGGCGGGCGCCGACACCGTGATGATGGGCAGCCTCTTCGCGGGTACCGAGGAAGCCCCCGGCGCGGTCGTCGAGGTCGACGGCACGCGGTACAAGCGCTCGCGCGGCATGGCGACGACGACCGCCGCGGAGAAGCGCGACGACAAGGAGGAGAACGTCCGCGCCGACGAGGGCGTCGAGGCGCTGACTCCCTACAAGGGGCCGGTCGCCGACGTCGTCGAGGAGTTCTGCGCGGGCATCCAGTCGGGGCTCTCCTACTGCGGCGGCCACACGATCCCCGCGGCCCGCGAGAAGGCGGAGTTCATCCGCGTCGCGGCCAGCGCGAAGGAACGCGAGGGCTACCACGCCGACCACGACTGGGAAGGCGTCGACGTCGACAGCACGGCGAAGGCCGGCGGCGGTTCGGGGTCCGAGGACGGGAGCGCGAACGCGGCCGCGGAAGGCGACGACTGA
- a CDS encoding putative sulfate/molybdate transporter, producing the protein MAYSFRSGTGSALEFSTSELTGALGDSVTVLPLLVALAATTSVSLPHVLVGFGVFQIVWGLYYGLPLSVEPMKALIGLAIVGTLTYAELAAAGLVAGGILLAVGKLGLVGRLQRVVGEPVIRGVQFAVALLLLEAAVDLSAGNLPVAIGGLAVVGLFALVGYRQASVLVVLGLGALAAVATTGLPTPRMPALAVFPAGGPTLSSAALEGTVAQLGMTVGNAAIATALLCGDLYDRDISPDALSTSMGVTCLAAIPLGGVPMCHGSGGLAGKYAFGARTGGANVLLGVGYLALALVATGALLAAFPLAVLGVLLVVVSLELARAAFEPVSGGRSLAFVLGVGAVGLFVNVGVAFVLGAVLSWVLARAE; encoded by the coding sequence ATGGCGTATTCGTTCCGGTCTGGGACCGGTTCCGCGCTCGAGTTCTCGACGAGCGAGCTGACGGGCGCGCTAGGTGATTCGGTTACGGTGTTGCCGCTGTTGGTCGCCCTCGCGGCGACGACGAGCGTCTCGCTGCCCCACGTGCTGGTCGGCTTCGGCGTCTTCCAGATCGTCTGGGGGCTCTACTACGGGCTGCCGCTGTCCGTCGAGCCGATGAAGGCCCTGATCGGGCTGGCGATCGTCGGGACGCTCACCTACGCGGAACTCGCCGCCGCCGGCCTGGTGGCGGGAGGGATACTGCTCGCGGTGGGGAAACTGGGGCTCGTCGGCCGGCTCCAGCGAGTCGTCGGCGAACCCGTGATTCGCGGCGTCCAGTTCGCCGTCGCCCTGCTCCTCCTCGAGGCGGCCGTCGATCTCTCCGCGGGGAACCTCCCGGTCGCGATCGGCGGACTGGCCGTCGTCGGCCTGTTCGCGCTGGTCGGCTACCGGCAGGCCAGCGTGCTGGTCGTGCTCGGACTCGGCGCTCTCGCGGCCGTCGCGACGACGGGGCTCCCGACGCCGCGGATGCCCGCCCTCGCCGTCTTTCCGGCGGGCGGGCCGACGCTGTCGAGCGCCGCGCTCGAGGGGACCGTCGCGCAGTTGGGGATGACGGTCGGGAACGCGGCGATCGCGACCGCCTTGCTCTGCGGCGACCTCTACGACCGAGATATCTCGCCGGACGCGCTCTCGACGAGCATGGGCGTGACCTGTCTGGCGGCGATTCCCCTCGGCGGCGTGCCGATGTGCCACGGCAGCGGCGGACTCGCGGGAAAGTACGCCTTCGGCGCTCGCACCGGCGGTGCGAACGTGCTGCTCGGGGTCGGCTACCTCGCGCTGGCGCTCGTGGCCACGGGAGCCTTGCTGGCCGCGTTTCCGCTCGCCGTCCTCGGCGTCCTGCTCGTCGTCGTTTCGCTCGAGTTGGCTCGAGCGGCGTTCGAACCGGTTTCGGGTGGGCGATCGCTGGCGTTCGTGCTGGGCGTCGGCGCCGTCGGCCTGTTCGTCAACGTCGGCGTCGCGTTCGTCCTCGGCGCCGTCCTCTCCTGGGTACTGGCTCGAGCGGAGTGA